The Burkholderia pyrrocinia genome includes a window with the following:
- a CDS encoding DUF4148 domain-containing protein, translated as MKLVAAFVVAALSLPFGTQAFAQSTQAPLTRAEVRQQLIDAEADGLLPSNRNDYPPSASQIARNRQLYAIQHHDAMPTATASADN; from the coding sequence ATGAAACTCGTCGCCGCTTTCGTCGTTGCCGCACTGAGCCTGCCGTTCGGCACGCAGGCCTTCGCCCAGTCCACGCAGGCGCCGCTCACGCGCGCCGAAGTCCGCCAGCAACTGATCGATGCCGAAGCCGACGGCCTGCTGCCGTCGAACCGGAACGACTACCCGCCGTCGGCCTCGCAGATCGCGCGCAATCGCCAGCTCTATGCGATCCAGCATCACGACGCGATGCCGACCGCGACGGCATCGGCCGACAATTGA
- a CDS encoding heavy metal sensor histidine kinase: MMLGRSLGATLALAFGATTLAVFALVGAYVYTGLQRQVSAQDDLDIVLAARHTRRLAGELDSVDAVRTHADRLTSQVLGNAALSLAVVDGQGNVLARHNVERTELEDLPETAAGVSSPAQPALPDAELFPPHATPVPANERITADRIATWTADGGVSVRGVVTDAELRDHTKIRIAIARNMSDRAALLDGYRDKLKIAGGLGALFAMLLSYWLIRKSLAPLREIVANTGRITVDKLDTRLDASRAPRELTALVDAQNAMLGRLQQAFGHLSQFSADLAHDLRTPLNNMRGATEVALARPRSVDEYQALLESHLEEYDRLARMIENVLFLARAEHPGFVTRQRAFDVHDELERIAGYFEGLADEAGSTLRVDGHGRLTADLELFRRAVSNLLANALRYTPAGGVIALRVDETADAVYVVVSNPGEPIDPALLPRIFDRFVRGDPARSGGVPGGTAGLGLAIVRSVMELHGGTARVESDAGGTRFILTFIKTPTA, translated from the coding sequence ATGATGCTCGGCCGCTCGCTCGGCGCGACGCTCGCGCTCGCGTTCGGCGCGACCACGCTCGCCGTCTTCGCGCTCGTCGGCGCGTATGTGTACACCGGCCTGCAGCGGCAGGTGAGCGCGCAGGACGACCTCGACATCGTGCTCGCCGCGCGGCACACGCGCCGGCTGGCGGGCGAACTCGATTCGGTCGACGCGGTGCGCACGCATGCGGACCGGTTGACGAGCCAGGTGCTCGGCAACGCGGCGCTGTCGCTGGCCGTCGTCGACGGGCAGGGCAACGTGCTCGCGCGCCACAACGTCGAGCGGACCGAACTCGAGGATCTGCCCGAGACGGCGGCCGGTGTATCGTCGCCCGCGCAGCCCGCGTTACCCGACGCCGAACTGTTTCCGCCGCACGCGACGCCGGTGCCCGCGAACGAACGGATTACCGCCGACCGGATCGCGACGTGGACCGCCGACGGCGGCGTGTCCGTGCGCGGCGTCGTTACCGATGCCGAGTTGCGGGACCATACGAAGATCCGGATCGCGATCGCGCGCAACATGAGCGATCGCGCCGCACTGCTCGACGGCTACCGCGACAAGCTGAAGATCGCCGGCGGCCTGGGCGCGCTGTTCGCGATGCTGCTCAGCTACTGGCTGATCCGCAAGTCGCTCGCGCCGCTGCGCGAGATCGTCGCGAACACGGGCCGGATCACCGTCGACAAGCTCGATACGCGGCTCGATGCATCGCGCGCGCCGCGCGAGCTGACGGCGCTCGTCGACGCGCAGAACGCGATGCTCGGCCGCCTGCAGCAGGCGTTCGGGCACCTGTCGCAATTCAGCGCGGATCTCGCGCACGACCTGCGCACGCCGCTGAACAACATGCGCGGCGCGACCGAGGTGGCATTGGCGCGGCCGCGTTCCGTCGACGAATACCAGGCGCTGCTCGAATCGCATCTCGAGGAATACGACCGTCTCGCGCGAATGATCGAGAACGTGCTGTTTCTCGCGCGCGCCGAGCATCCCGGCTTCGTCACGCGGCAACGTGCATTCGACGTTCATGACGAACTGGAACGCATCGCCGGTTATTTCGAAGGGCTCGCCGACGAAGCCGGGTCGACGCTGCGGGTCGACGGGCACGGCCGTCTGACCGCCGATCTCGAACTGTTCCGCCGCGCGGTCAGCAACCTGCTCGCGAACGCGCTGCGCTATACGCCGGCGGGCGGCGTGATCGCGCTGCGCGTCGACGAAACGGCGGACGCGGTGTACGTGGTCGTCTCGAACCCGGGCGAGCCGATCGATCCCGCGCTGCTGCCGCGCATCTTCGACCGCTTCGTGCGCGGCGACCCCGCGCGCAGCGGCGGCGTGCCGGGCGGGACGGCCGGGCTCGGCCTCGCGATCGTGCGTTCGGTGATGGAACTGCACGGCGGCACCGCGCGCGTCGA
- a CDS encoding heavy metal response regulator transcription factor: MRILIVEDEPKTGAYLKKGLEESGFSVDLAKDGGEGLTLAQEESYDVIVLDVMLPVLDGWSVLKRLRDTHTTPVLFLTARDDVQDRVHGLELGADDYLVKPFAFVELLARIRTLARRGPPRETERIAVGDLEIDVVRRRVKRGTVRIDLTPREFSLLQLLARRQGEVLSRTQIASYVWDMNFDSDTNVVEVAIRRLRAKIDDAFPVKLIHTVRGVGYVLEPKDAA, from the coding sequence ATGCGCATCCTGATAGTCGAAGACGAACCGAAGACCGGCGCATACCTGAAGAAGGGGCTCGAGGAATCCGGCTTCAGCGTCGATCTCGCAAAGGACGGCGGCGAGGGGCTGACGCTCGCGCAGGAAGAAAGCTACGACGTGATCGTGCTCGACGTGATGCTGCCCGTGCTCGACGGCTGGAGCGTGCTCAAGCGGCTGCGCGACACGCATACGACGCCCGTGCTGTTCCTGACCGCGCGCGACGACGTGCAGGACCGCGTGCACGGCCTCGAACTCGGCGCGGACGACTACCTCGTGAAGCCGTTCGCGTTCGTCGAACTGCTCGCGCGCATCCGCACGCTGGCGCGCCGCGGGCCGCCGCGCGAGACGGAGCGCATTGCAGTGGGCGACCTGGAGATCGACGTCGTGCGCCGCCGCGTGAAGCGCGGCACGGTGCGGATCGACCTGACGCCGCGCGAATTCTCGCTGCTGCAACTGCTCGCGCGCCGGCAGGGCGAGGTGCTGAGCCGCACGCAGATCGCGTCGTACGTATGGGACATGAATTTCGACAGCGACACCAACGTCGTCGAAGTCGCGATCCGGCGGCTGCGCGCGAAGATCGACGACGCGTTCCCCGTCAAGCTGATCCACACGGTGCGCGGCGTCGGCTACGTGCTCGAACCGAAGGACGCCGCATGA